A genome region from Bradyrhizobium commune includes the following:
- a CDS encoding O-antigen ligase family protein, with protein sequence MDRSAADMTDVEARSFGPALRGELAKLNVVQMARCLVAVVALLLVLVTLDPFPDLRSEDVANVVGGRMALNYITFGLLAAIAVLFALATDAPSLKTLVTPLHLCLVGWMLINVVLSESREVSIQRFVLAASVTSLAVLLPLLPPTQRSFNLCLGGAALALLALCYLGVVLAPQYSIHSALDITEPQLAGDWRGSFGHKNVASPVMTILVYVGIYLTAVGSFVMGPAIAVLAGIFLIFTGGKTSSVLCLSVYALASLVYVTRSLWLKRIICFAPLIVMNLLTVGSVASPALSSITRLLPVDPTFTGRSDIWEFALAAVAEKPLIGHGYAAFWDDVTERQTAKGAEWAVTAAHSHNSYLDLAITIGLPGLLLVILIFVLAPLRNFQATQAHNRSNALGKLFLTIWLFGLYFGTTETFLLERQNPVWFMFALAVAGLHFLARFQCVAQMEPDR encoded by the coding sequence ATGGATCGCAGCGCCGCAGACATGACTGACGTCGAGGCCCGATCGTTCGGCCCTGCGCTCCGCGGCGAGCTCGCGAAGCTCAACGTCGTGCAGATGGCGCGCTGCCTGGTCGCGGTGGTGGCCCTGCTGCTGGTGCTGGTGACGCTCGACCCGTTCCCCGACCTGCGCAGCGAGGACGTCGCCAACGTCGTCGGCGGACGCATGGCGCTGAACTACATCACCTTCGGCCTGCTGGCGGCAATCGCCGTGCTGTTTGCGCTTGCCACCGATGCCCCCTCGCTGAAGACCCTGGTGACGCCGCTGCATCTCTGCCTCGTCGGCTGGATGCTGATCAATGTGGTCCTCTCCGAGAGCCGCGAGGTCTCGATCCAGCGCTTCGTGCTCGCGGCCAGCGTCACCTCGCTCGCGGTGCTGTTGCCGCTGCTGCCGCCGACACAGCGGAGCTTTAATCTCTGCCTCGGCGGCGCAGCACTCGCGTTGCTGGCGCTGTGCTATCTCGGCGTTGTCCTCGCCCCGCAATATTCGATCCACAGCGCGCTCGACATCACCGAGCCGCAGCTTGCCGGCGACTGGCGCGGCAGCTTTGGCCACAAGAACGTCGCCTCGCCGGTGATGACCATTCTGGTCTATGTCGGCATCTACCTCACCGCCGTGGGCTCGTTCGTGATGGGGCCCGCGATTGCCGTGTTGGCCGGCATCTTCCTGATCTTCACCGGCGGCAAGACCTCGTCGGTGCTGTGCCTTTCCGTCTATGCCCTCGCCTCGCTGGTCTACGTCACGCGGAGCCTGTGGCTGAAGCGGATCATCTGCTTCGCACCGCTGATCGTGATGAACCTTCTGACGGTCGGCAGCGTCGCAAGCCCCGCATTGTCGTCGATCACGCGGCTGCTCCCCGTCGATCCCACCTTCACCGGCCGCTCCGATATCTGGGAGTTCGCGCTCGCCGCCGTCGCCGAAAAGCCGCTCATCGGCCACGGCTATGCGGCGTTCTGGGACGACGTCACCGAGCGGCAGACCGCGAAGGGCGCCGAATGGGCGGTGACGGCGGCGCACAGCCATAACTCCTATCTCGATCTCGCCATCACGATCGGCCTGCCCGGCCTGCTGCTCGTCATCCTCATCTTCGTTCTCGCGCCGCTCCGCAATTTCCAGGCGACCCAGGCGCACAATCGCAGCAACGCGCTGGGCAAGCTGTTCCTGACCATATGGCTGTTTGGCCTCTATTTCGGGACTACCGAAACCTTCCTGCTCGAACGGCAGAATCCGGTCTGGTTCATGTTCGCGCTTGCCGTGGCGGGCTTGCATTTTCTCGCCCGGTTCCAATGCGTCGCGCAGATGGAACCCGATCGATGA
- a CDS encoding WecB/TagA/CpsF family glycosyltransferase — protein sequence MLERRVNLDGRAATAEVPRITVGGLRMAALDLEATADFMIEATDPRHRIGRPLFLTSANGEVLARCSTEPQTERLFRAADLINADGQPLVAASRLQSWFPLPERVATTDLFHVVARKAEAAGRTFYMLGASEEENATAVRKVQNLYPKLKIVGYSHGYLSGDALRAKVEEINALAPDCLWVALGVPSEQAFVEEFTQLLTNVGVIKTSGGLFNFLSGSRSRAPKWMQKVGLEWAWRTWLEPRRLFWRYLTTNPRAIYLLFSRNRPFNNR from the coding sequence ATGCTTGAGCGCCGCGTCAATCTGGACGGACGGGCCGCAACCGCCGAGGTGCCGCGGATCACCGTCGGCGGCCTGCGCATGGCCGCGCTCGACCTGGAAGCAACCGCCGATTTCATGATCGAGGCCACCGACCCGCGCCATCGCATCGGCCGCCCGCTGTTCCTGACCTCGGCCAACGGCGAGGTGCTGGCGCGCTGCTCGACCGAGCCGCAGACCGAACGCCTGTTTCGCGCCGCCGACCTGATCAATGCCGACGGTCAGCCGCTGGTGGCGGCCTCAAGACTGCAATCATGGTTCCCGCTGCCGGAACGCGTTGCGACCACCGACCTGTTCCACGTCGTCGCGCGCAAGGCGGAGGCCGCCGGCCGCACCTTCTACATGTTAGGCGCCAGCGAGGAAGAGAACGCCACCGCGGTCAGGAAAGTCCAGAACTTGTATCCGAAACTCAAGATCGTCGGATACAGCCATGGTTATCTCAGCGGCGATGCCTTGCGTGCCAAGGTCGAGGAGATCAACGCACTCGCGCCGGATTGCCTGTGGGTCGCGCTCGGCGTGCCCAGCGAGCAGGCCTTCGTCGAGGAGTTCACGCAGCTGCTGACCAATGTCGGCGTCATCAAGACGTCGGGCGGCCTGTTCAACTTCCTGTCGGGCAGTCGCTCCCGTGCGCCGAAATGGATGCAGAAGGTCGGACTCGAATGGGCTTGGCGCACCTGGCTCGAACCGCGGCGCCTGTTCTGGCGCTATTTGACCACCAACCCCCGCGCGATCTATCTTCTCTTCAGCCGCAACCGGCCGTTTAATAATCGCTGA
- the wrbA gene encoding NAD(P)H:quinone oxidoreductase: protein MTKVLVLYYSAYGHIEAMANAVAEGAREAGATVDIKRVPELVPAEVAKASYYKVDQAAPVAEIADLANYDAIIVGTGTRFGRMASQMANFLDQAGGLWMKGALHGKVGGAFTATATQHGGQETTLFSIITNLLHFGMVIVGMNYGFAGQMKLDEVTGGAPYGATTITGGDGSRQPSANELAGARYQGRQIAETAKKLHG, encoded by the coding sequence ATGACCAAAGTTCTCGTCCTTTATTATTCCGCCTATGGCCACATCGAAGCGATGGCGAATGCCGTTGCCGAGGGCGCACGCGAAGCCGGTGCCACCGTCGACATCAAGCGCGTGCCCGAGCTCGTGCCCGCCGAAGTCGCCAAGGCCTCGTATTACAAGGTCGACCAGGCCGCGCCCGTCGCTGAGATCGCGGACCTCGCCAATTACGACGCGATCATCGTCGGCACCGGCACCCGCTTCGGCCGGATGGCCTCGCAGATGGCGAACTTCCTCGACCAGGCCGGCGGGCTCTGGATGAAGGGCGCGCTGCACGGCAAGGTCGGCGGCGCTTTCACCGCCACCGCGACCCAGCATGGCGGCCAGGAGACGACGCTGTTCTCGATCATCACCAATCTGTTGCATTTCGGCATGGTGATCGTCGGCATGAATTACGGCTTTGCCGGCCAGATGAAGCTCGACGAGGTGACAGGCGGTGCGCCCTATGGCGCCACCACGATCACCGGCGGCGACGGCAGCCGCCAGCCCAGCGCCAACGAGCTCGCCGGCGCGCGCTATCAGGGGCGCCAGATCGCGGAGACCGCCAAGAAGCTGCACGGTTAA
- a CDS encoding glycosyltransferase family 2 protein has translation MTLIPTDLSASRISENLRDPNREVAASSRVIDLSVGIVVCIPCFRRPQHLRLTLDSLVNQRTARSFAVVMVENDAAKRESAPVAAEYLAAGKLQGICLVERRQGNCQAINAAFETAQALFPAATRFLMIDDDEIASPDWLELMARTAEATGADVVGGPVLPMFDDGSQPWLARHPAFCPAYDYTGAVPLIYGCGNCLITRAAFDRLGSPAFDLRFNFLGGGDCDFFVRCRDAGMTFHWTAEAVITETVPQNRTSISWIAKRGLRIGAINYRVQSKAARTAAGRVRVFAQMLGRLPLSVVRGARLLTNSKAVVAMHPVMVALGAALAAFGIEQKPYEATKIAS, from the coding sequence ATGACGCTGATCCCGACAGACCTGTCCGCCAGCCGGATCTCGGAAAATTTGCGCGATCCCAACCGTGAGGTCGCGGCGAGCTCGCGCGTCATCGACCTGTCGGTGGGCATCGTCGTCTGCATTCCCTGCTTCCGCCGCCCGCAGCATCTGCGGCTGACACTGGACTCGCTGGTGAACCAGCGCACGGCGCGCTCCTTCGCTGTCGTCATGGTCGAGAACGATGCCGCCAAGCGCGAGAGCGCGCCGGTCGCCGCGGAATATCTCGCCGCCGGCAAGCTCCAGGGCATCTGCCTGGTCGAGAGGCGGCAGGGCAATTGTCAGGCGATCAACGCCGCGTTCGAGACGGCGCAGGCGCTGTTTCCGGCCGCAACCCGCTTCCTCATGATCGACGACGACGAGATCGCCTCGCCCGACTGGCTCGAGCTGATGGCCCGCACCGCGGAGGCAACCGGTGCCGACGTGGTCGGCGGTCCCGTGCTGCCAATGTTCGACGACGGCAGCCAGCCCTGGCTCGCGCGTCATCCCGCCTTCTGTCCCGCCTACGACTATACGGGTGCGGTGCCGCTGATCTATGGCTGCGGCAATTGCCTGATCACGCGCGCCGCGTTCGACCGGCTCGGCAGTCCGGCCTTCGATCTGCGCTTCAATTTTCTCGGCGGCGGCGATTGCGACTTCTTCGTGCGCTGCCGCGACGCCGGCATGACCTTCCACTGGACGGCGGAGGCCGTCATCACCGAGACCGTGCCGCAGAACCGCACCAGCATCAGCTGGATCGCAAAGCGGGGCCTGCGTATCGGTGCGATCAATTATCGCGTGCAGTCCAAGGCCGCACGGACTGCGGCAGGACGGGTGCGGGTGTTTGCGCAGATGCTCGGACGGCTGCCGCTGTCGGTGGTTCGCGGCGCACGTCTGCTGACGAACTCGAAGGCCGTGGTCGCGATGCATCCGGTCATGGTCGCGTTAGGTGCCGCGCTCGCTGCTTTTGGCATTGAGCAGAAGCCCTATGAGGCGACGAAGATCGCGTCCTGA
- a CDS encoding exopolysaccharide transport family protein, producing MLDYNQPIDRARNPTRSEAPQQRSEASFNLLELVSLLWRRKIAIAAAALIGASLAVTIGKSLTPRYTATAQLYVDPRELQLVDRELTPRAQDVSGMSMVVESQARLITSNSVLLQVIQQANLDKDPEFGGGGNGKSLMSSLLGLIGLQLRAPSVAETREVQLAALDALNKHITIRKGEKSFIVDIEVWSTDPAKAAMLANTLTNTYLTESRNSQALAARRATSELSGRLKELRERLRNAETALATYKAQNNFVGTQDSLISDQQLSSSNQRLSAARAATMDAQARLDQIEANKRTAADAGAIPEALQSPTIANLRAQYADARKKYAEQTAELGPRHPALRQTEKQVEDLKRTISEEIDRFAQSAKNDLTRARDYEASLNRALEVQKRQSVQLSQAAVRLRELEREADASRDVYQSFLKRSRETEEQETLNTSAARIIGEATVPQRRSFPPAMSLFAMIGFIFGALAAASWFVTAEHLLAGATSPEPTRRERTPAPDASRATPDNGAPPPPLALVEKPLIARLQEADVMRTLGAILVTGGGVDLTRLGWPTLRPGFPLTTLLNALRDMRAAMARRAGGKPMPVIALVGTGETVGRSVTALNFALAAARDGSRVLMIDADHQAHALSNKVNRAGRSAPAKVGWLSIGGKAAREIETVNGVSVLPMAETDAGKATDTIRKAITQARAAGGHDLIILDGPAMPLSAAGRKLLEATDALVAVLPTSLDINDSMEDILTALGGAQRKLVGVVLDELTPASQTRQRGRQYA from the coding sequence ATGCTTGACTATAACCAGCCGATAGATCGGGCCAGAAATCCGACCCGGTCGGAGGCCCCTCAGCAGAGATCCGAGGCCAGCTTCAACCTGCTGGAGCTCGTCAGCCTGCTATGGCGGCGCAAGATTGCGATAGCCGCGGCTGCCCTGATCGGCGCGAGCCTTGCCGTGACCATCGGCAAAAGCCTGACGCCGCGCTACACCGCAACCGCCCAGCTCTACGTCGATCCGCGCGAGCTGCAGCTCGTCGATCGCGAGCTCACGCCGCGCGCCCAGGACGTCTCCGGCATGTCCATGGTGGTGGAGAGCCAGGCGCGCCTGATCACCTCCAACAGCGTGCTGCTCCAGGTCATCCAGCAGGCCAATCTCGACAAGGATCCAGAATTCGGCGGTGGTGGCAACGGCAAGAGTCTGATGTCGTCGCTGCTCGGCCTGATCGGCCTCCAGCTCCGCGCGCCCTCCGTCGCAGAGACCAGGGAAGTGCAGCTCGCGGCGCTCGACGCGCTGAACAAGCACATCACGATCCGCAAGGGCGAAAAGAGCTTCATCGTCGACATCGAAGTCTGGTCGACCGATCCGGCCAAGGCGGCGATGCTCGCCAACACGCTGACCAACACCTATCTCACGGAGTCGCGCAACTCGCAGGCCCTCGCCGCCCGGCGCGCCACCAGTGAATTGTCCGGCCGGCTGAAGGAGCTGCGCGAACGGCTGCGCAACGCCGAGACCGCGCTTGCCACCTACAAGGCCCAGAACAATTTCGTCGGCACCCAGGATTCGCTGATCTCTGACCAGCAACTCTCCTCCAGCAATCAGCGGCTCTCCGCGGCCCGCGCGGCGACGATGGACGCGCAGGCGCGGCTGGACCAGATCGAGGCGAACAAGCGGACCGCTGCGGATGCAGGCGCGATCCCCGAAGCGCTGCAATCGCCGACGATCGCGAACCTCCGCGCGCAATATGCCGACGCCCGCAAGAAATACGCGGAGCAGACCGCCGAGCTCGGGCCGCGTCATCCGGCACTGCGCCAGACCGAGAAGCAGGTCGAGGATCTCAAGCGCACGATCAGCGAGGAGATCGACCGCTTCGCCCAATCCGCCAAGAACGATTTGACGCGCGCGCGCGATTACGAGGCCTCGCTCAACCGGGCGCTGGAAGTGCAGAAGCGGCAGAGCGTCCAGCTCAGCCAGGCCGCGGTCCGCCTGCGCGAGCTCGAGCGCGAGGCCGATGCCAGCCGCGATGTCTATCAATCCTTCCTCAAGCGCTCGCGCGAGACCGAAGAGCAGGAGACGCTCAACACGTCGGCCGCCCGAATCATCGGCGAAGCAACGGTGCCGCAACGGCGCTCGTTCCCGCCGGCGATGAGCCTGTTCGCCATGATCGGCTTCATCTTCGGCGCGCTCGCCGCCGCGAGCTGGTTCGTCACAGCCGAGCACCTGCTCGCCGGCGCGACCTCGCCCGAACCGACCCGCCGAGAGCGCACGCCGGCGCCGGACGCTTCCAGGGCGACACCGGACAATGGCGCGCCGCCGCCACCGCTTGCGCTGGTGGAGAAGCCCCTGATCGCACGCCTCCAGGAGGCCGACGTCATGCGCACGCTCGGTGCCATTCTCGTCACCGGCGGCGGCGTCGATCTCACGCGGCTGGGCTGGCCGACGCTGCGCCCCGGCTTTCCGCTGACGACGCTCTTGAACGCTTTGCGCGACATGCGCGCCGCGATGGCCCGCCGTGCCGGCGGCAAGCCGATGCCGGTGATCGCGCTCGTCGGCACCGGTGAGACCGTCGGGCGCAGCGTGACCGCCCTGAACTTCGCGCTCGCCGCAGCCCGCGACGGCAGCCGCGTGCTGATGATCGATGCCGACCACCAGGCGCACGCGCTTTCGAACAAGGTCAACCGCGCCGGCAGGAGCGCACCGGCTAAAGTCGGCTGGCTCTCGATCGGCGGCAAGGCCGCGCGCGAGATCGAGACCGTCAACGGCGTCTCGGTTCTACCGATGGCCGAGACCGATGCCGGCAAGGCCACGGACACGATCCGCAAGGCGATCACGCAGGCTCGCGCTGCCGGTGGCCATGATCTCATCATCCTCGACGGCCCCGCGATGCCGCTGTCGGCTGCCGGCCGCAAGCTGCTCGAGGCCACCGATGCGCTCGTTGCGGTGCTGCCGACCAGCCTCGACATCAACGACAGCATGGAAGACATACTGACCGCGCTCGGCGGCGCTCAGCGCAAGCTCGTCGGCGTCGTGCTCGACGAGCTCACCCCCGCATCCCAAACGCGCCAGCGAGGCAGACAATATGCTTGA
- a CDS encoding GNAT family N-acetyltransferase → MAFLSVEQLDGRVSSTSGISVDFVRDWRRAALRLNAGHRTAFQHGYWLDAWYAAFGGVAPLIAVISDATTGKDIAVVPMISHVRRGIRVVEFADLGVSDNNAPILACDATIDAAAGRAIGAALVEALRALPDRFDVLRLKKMPAYVGARPNPLVSLGRLGSCSLNGNLVLTGDDYADYQTSIKRMQMPRCWRVFSRHAGARFEIATDVARAHELLDVMDVQQQERMQKLGSRFVLNDEAHAGFYREVSRKGVAEGYAIVSALVCDEGTVATTLGVRYGATYFLLRIGHAGKRWANCSPGLLVTERTMAALHEQGVRRFDLSIGNHDYKRRFGAEQVPLTDVSVALSWRGLPYVLRDHAAQGLRRHPKLAAFAARAMGKPSR, encoded by the coding sequence ATGGCGTTCCTCAGCGTCGAGCAACTAGATGGTCGGGTGTCCAGCACGTCGGGAATCTCAGTCGATTTCGTACGTGACTGGAGACGGGCCGCGTTGCGCCTGAATGCGGGCCATCGCACCGCCTTCCAGCATGGTTACTGGCTCGACGCCTGGTACGCGGCGTTCGGCGGCGTCGCGCCGCTCATCGCGGTGATCTCCGATGCCACGACCGGCAAGGACATCGCGGTGGTGCCGATGATCAGCCACGTCAGGCGCGGCATCCGCGTCGTCGAGTTTGCCGATCTCGGGGTCTCCGACAACAACGCGCCGATCCTCGCCTGCGACGCCACGATCGACGCCGCCGCCGGTCGCGCGATCGGCGCGGCGCTGGTCGAGGCCTTGCGCGCCTTGCCCGACCGCTTCGATGTCCTTCGCCTCAAGAAGATGCCGGCCTATGTCGGCGCCAGGCCGAATCCGCTGGTGTCGCTCGGCCGTCTCGGCTCCTGCTCGCTCAACGGCAATCTCGTGCTGACGGGCGACGACTATGCGGACTACCAGACCTCGATCAAGCGCATGCAGATGCCGCGCTGCTGGCGCGTGTTCAGCCGCCATGCCGGCGCGCGGTTCGAGATCGCCACCGATGTCGCGCGCGCACACGAGCTGCTCGACGTGATGGACGTGCAGCAGCAGGAGCGCATGCAAAAGCTCGGCTCGCGCTTCGTCCTCAACGACGAGGCTCACGCCGGCTTCTACCGCGAGGTCTCGCGGAAAGGTGTTGCGGAAGGCTATGCAATCGTCTCGGCGCTGGTTTGCGACGAGGGCACCGTCGCCACCACCCTCGGGGTCAGATATGGCGCAACCTATTTCCTGTTGCGCATCGGTCATGCCGGCAAGCGGTGGGCGAACTGCTCGCCCGGGCTGCTGGTGACCGAGCGCACCATGGCCGCGCTGCATGAACAGGGTGTGCGACGCTTCGATCTCAGCATCGGCAATCACGACTACAAGCGCCGCTTCGGCGCCGAGCAGGTCCCGTTGACCGATGTCAGCGTCGCGCTGTCCTGGCGCGGGCTGCCTTACGTCCTGCGCGACCATGCCGCGCAGGGCTTGCGCCGCCATCCGAAGCTCGCGGCCTTTGCGGCGCGGGCGATGGGCAAGCCATCGCGATAA
- a CDS encoding class I SAM-dependent methyltransferase, with protein sequence MNKSATIDFATATNAPTQSQALLNLVAGEARDSLLGVHEVLRRELPQGPLAIYEAGGGSSSFLPTDVLGRSHVTVVDIDEDQIHNNTYAQDAILGDVQTYRFGPDTFDVVICYNVIEHLPDVEAALLNFRDALKHGGMILIGAPNPHSLSGVVTKYSPHWFHVWFYRHIRGIKNAGLPGEPPFPTFFHPLVTLSRLEAFAAANGLEMVYRREVESPRYPEMRLRKPLLAALVDAGAAVMNAGLPRGTDVRRGDYHVILRKR encoded by the coding sequence ATGAACAAATCAGCCACGATCGATTTCGCGACAGCCACCAACGCCCCGACACAGAGCCAGGCCCTGCTCAACCTCGTCGCAGGCGAAGCCCGCGACAGCCTGCTCGGTGTTCACGAAGTGCTTCGCCGCGAGCTACCGCAAGGCCCGCTTGCGATCTACGAGGCCGGCGGCGGCTCGTCGAGCTTCCTGCCGACCGACGTGCTCGGCCGTAGCCACGTCACCGTGGTCGACATCGACGAGGACCAGATCCACAACAACACCTACGCGCAGGACGCGATCCTCGGCGACGTGCAGACCTATCGCTTCGGCCCCGACACTTTCGATGTCGTGATCTGCTACAACGTGATCGAGCACCTGCCCGACGTCGAAGCGGCCCTCTTGAACTTCCGCGACGCGCTCAAGCACGGCGGCATGATCCTGATCGGCGCGCCCAATCCGCACTCGCTGTCCGGCGTCGTTACCAAATACTCGCCGCACTGGTTCCATGTCTGGTTCTACCGGCATATCCGCGGCATCAAGAATGCAGGCCTGCCCGGCGAGCCGCCGTTCCCGACCTTCTTCCATCCGCTGGTGACGCTGTCCAGGCTCGAGGCGTTTGCCGCCGCCAATGGCCTGGAGATGGTCTACCGCCGCGAGGTCGAAAGCCCGCGCTATCCCGAAATGCGCCTGCGCAAGCCGCTGTTGGCCGCCCTCGTCGACGCCGGCGCCGCGGTGATGAACGCCGGGCTTCCGCGCGGCACTGACGTCCGTCGCGGCGACTATCACGTCATCCTGCGAAAGCGCTGA
- a CDS encoding glycosyltransferase yields the protein MTTADATLDAPTATSAATEARAMSAVVSVVVPAKNAAIFIGETIDSALMQSGVDEIIVVDDGSTDDTVAIVRSIDDPRLRLLRNDATGVSAARNLGARSARGDWLIFLDADDRLRAGAVTTLLKAAKAAPRAVLVYGDYNTIDSAGQAIGRRGLLKGRQKPSGNVLERLASGNFIVNGGIMLVRADAFRTSGGFDHSLRYCEDWHCWCRLAAIGEFAYVPKLLLDYRLHTANTMNAAVRTPEDFFPAVARVFSDELILTKLPDGSAPRLRQAAEIHLVTYSATQAVRFGRYREALAYLGMVGRRSLKAVPRSAAKIALACIGI from the coding sequence TTGACCACAGCCGACGCTACGCTGGATGCACCGACCGCAACGTCCGCGGCGACGGAAGCGCGCGCCATGTCGGCTGTGGTGTCAGTCGTTGTTCCCGCCAAGAATGCCGCGATCTTCATCGGCGAAACGATCGACAGCGCGCTCATGCAAAGCGGTGTCGACGAAATCATCGTCGTGGACGACGGCTCGACCGACGATACCGTTGCCATCGTGCGGTCAATCGACGATCCGCGGCTGCGCCTGTTGAGGAACGACGCCACCGGCGTGTCAGCCGCGCGAAACCTCGGCGCCCGCAGCGCACGCGGGGACTGGCTGATCTTCCTCGATGCCGACGACCGCCTGCGCGCCGGCGCCGTCACGACGCTGCTCAAGGCAGCCAAGGCCGCACCCCGCGCGGTTCTGGTCTATGGCGACTACAACACGATCGACAGCGCCGGGCAGGCGATCGGTCGCCGCGGCCTCCTCAAGGGCCGCCAGAAGCCGTCCGGCAACGTGCTGGAGCGGCTCGCGAGCGGCAATTTCATCGTCAATGGCGGCATCATGCTGGTCCGCGCCGATGCGTTCCGGACCAGCGGCGGTTTCGACCATTCGCTGAGATATTGCGAGGACTGGCATTGCTGGTGCCGCCTCGCCGCGATCGGCGAATTCGCCTACGTGCCAAAGCTTCTGCTCGACTATCGCCTGCATACGGCCAACACCATGAATGCCGCGGTGCGGACGCCGGAGGATTTTTTCCCGGCTGTCGCGCGCGTGTTCAGCGATGAACTGATCCTGACGAAGCTGCCCGACGGCTCAGCACCCCGCCTGCGGCAGGCGGCCGAAATCCATCTCGTGACCTATTCGGCGACGCAGGCCGTTCGCTTCGGCAGGTATCGCGAGGCTCTCGCTTATCTCGGCATGGTCGGCCGGCGGTCGCTCAAGGCGGTGCCGCGGTCGGCGGCCAAGATTGCGCTTGCCTGCATTGGCATCTAG
- a CDS encoding glycosyltransferase codes for MPAKTFDYDPDDMILNLFYEDKDDRWFPGDRHLRRMARRMLFGEPRMSGQLRVFLNLCAGLDRLGIRYRVNDYGHVAQHPDEVACIVGRTFLLDKFAWKNPILLGVAAHNHPLDDPDLFKRLPVKKVVVPGPWYAEMYRPYWPDTEVWPVGIDTDLWAPSRPRDKTVDVLLYDKVSWDRGRHVPELVEPVRQRLIKEGRSFAELRYGSYKEEDYQAALSRSRAMIFLCQNESQGIAYQQALSSGVPVFAWDPGGPWPDPDYYPHRVRFEPVSSVPYWDDRCGLKFTDRAGFEERWDDFWAGSSAGRFDPRSYILDNLTLEQRALQYYEIARSVARQQQVEAGSGMLVDGWLTGMG; via the coding sequence GTGCCCGCAAAGACATTCGATTACGATCCCGACGACATGATCCTCAACCTGTTCTACGAGGACAAGGACGATCGCTGGTTTCCCGGCGACCGTCATCTGCGCCGCATGGCCCGCCGCATGCTGTTTGGCGAGCCGCGCATGAGCGGACAGCTGCGCGTGTTCCTCAATCTCTGTGCCGGGCTCGACCGGCTCGGCATCCGCTACCGCGTCAACGACTACGGCCACGTCGCGCAGCATCCGGACGAAGTCGCCTGCATCGTCGGCCGCACCTTCCTGCTCGACAAGTTCGCGTGGAAGAACCCGATCCTGCTGGGCGTCGCCGCCCACAATCATCCGCTCGACGACCCTGATCTGTTCAAGCGGCTGCCGGTGAAGAAGGTCGTGGTGCCCGGCCCCTGGTATGCCGAGATGTACCGGCCGTATTGGCCTGACACCGAAGTCTGGCCGGTCGGCATCGACACCGATCTGTGGGCGCCGTCGCGCCCGCGCGACAAGACCGTCGACGTTCTCCTCTACGACAAGGTCAGCTGGGATCGCGGCCGCCACGTGCCGGAACTGGTCGAGCCGGTTCGCCAGCGGCTGATCAAGGAGGGCCGCTCCTTCGCCGAGCTGCGTTACGGCAGCTACAAGGAGGAAGACTATCAGGCCGCGCTTTCGCGCTCGCGCGCGATGATCTTCCTGTGCCAGAACGAGAGCCAGGGCATCGCCTATCAGCAGGCCTTGTCGAGCGGTGTGCCGGTATTCGCCTGGGATCCCGGCGGTCCCTGGCCGGATCCCGATTATTATCCGCACCGCGTCCGGTTCGAGCCGGTGTCGTCGGTGCCCTATTGGGATGATCGCTGCGGCCTCAAATTCACCGATCGCGCGGGCTTCGAGGAGCGCTGGGATGATTTCTGGGCTGGCTCTAGCGCGGGCCGGTTCGATCCGCGCAGCTATATCCTGGACAACCTCACGCTGGAGCAGCGCGCGCTGCAATATTACGAGATCGCGCGCAGCGTGGCGCGACAGCAGCAGGTTGAGGCCGGCTCCGGCATGCTGGTTGACGGATGGTTAACGGGGATGGGCTAG